Proteins from one Impatiens glandulifera chromosome 2, dImpGla2.1, whole genome shotgun sequence genomic window:
- the LOC124925978 gene encoding PHD finger protein ALFIN-LIKE 4-like codes for MEGSTPVNSRTVEDVFIDYKGRRAGLIKALTADVEEFVRLCNPDKENLCLYGLPNEQWEVNLPAEEVPPELPEPVLGINFARDGMHEKDWLSLVAAHSDAWLLSIAYYFGARFGFDKSDRKRLFNMINDLPTLFEVVSETAKKQSKEKSSGVNKGSNKSKSSSKRGNEPETLRKHSKEVPQLKNENGEDEDDDEESETLCGACGENYSSDEFWICCDICEKWFHGNCVKITPAKAEHIKHYKCPSCTNINNKRARV; via the exons ATGGAAGGGAGTACGCCGGTAAACTCACGAACAGTAGAAGACGTTTTCATAGACTACAAAGGACGAAGAGCCGGTCTGATTAAAGCTCTCACCGCCG ATGTTGAAGAATTTGTCCGTCTGTGTAACCCTG ATAAGGAAAATCTTTGTCTTTATGGACTTCCTAATGAGCAGTGGGAAGTGAATTTACCAGCTGAAGAGGTGCCACCAGAGCTTCCTGAACCTGTGTTGGGTATTAACTTTGCTAGAGATGGCATGCATGAGAAAGATTGGCTATCTTTAGTAGCGGCTCATAGTGATGCATGGTTGCTGTCGATTGCATACTATTTTGGTGCTAGATTTGGATTTGACAAATCTGATAG GAAACGCCTTTTCAATATGATCAACGATCTCCCAACACTATTTGAAGTTGTTTCAGAAACTGCCAAGAAACAGTCCAAGGAGAAATCATCTGGCGTAAACAAAGGAAGCAACAAATCTAAGTCAAGTTCTAAG AGAGGTAATGAACCTGAAACTCTGAGAAAGCATAGCAAGGAAGTTCCGCAACTGAAAAATGAAAAtggtgaagatgaagatgatgatgaagaaagcGAGACATTGTGTGGAGCCTGCGGGGAGAATTACTCATCAGACGAGTTTTGGATATGTTGTGATATTTGCGAGAAATGGTTTCATGGTAATTGTGTCAAGATCACGCCTGCAAAAGCCGAGCATATCAAGCATTATAAATGTCCGTCATGCACCAATATCAACAATAAGCGGGCTCGTgtttaa
- the LOC124927795 gene encoding probable transcription factor At1g11510, with protein MAAHTRRKAAEAEKESRERSSSDEEDSDSESEGNMNNRPPPKKLVTSLPHKSTDDYEDASDSDNDLQSNPIPKSVPEVNLVSTKKPNGESSSHAGKNTRSSKKRPAESSPLNKGNDSKKSKKKKKNEQEQEQDADENVECENMENKVDDAKKQLFQRIWSEEDEIAILNGMIDHGENEGINPATVDMSSLYDSIRDSIQVQASRSQLTDKVKKLKKKFLTNLEKSYNGIDRTFAKDHDQKCYDLSKKIWGTTAGKVTLNAKVSRNRKGKNAVEAKAKKSNLEEKKSVPTDMEVDRAAVAPSNVEPFCIGSFLEKKIEEYASELITGERKLELDSVFRQLQVEEAQVYLHRLDYMRRKTILLLEALGSNTN; from the coding sequence ATGGCTGCACATACTCGTCGTAAAGCTGCTGAGGCGGAGAAAGAATCAAGGGAACGTTCATCGTCCGACGAAGAAGATTCCGATTCGGAATCTGAAGGAAATATGAATAACCGGCCTCCACCAAAGAAGCTGGTAACCTCTCTTCCCCACAAGTCTACTGACGACTACGAAGATGCGTCCGATTCCGACAATGATTTACAATCTAACCCGATTCCCAAGTCAGTACCTGAAGTAAATCTTGTTTCTACCAAAAAGCCCAACGGAGAATCCTCCTCGCATGCGGGAAAGAATACCAGATCTTCGAAAAAGAGGCCGGCAGAGTCTTCCCCTCTAAACAAGGGAAATGATTCAAAGAAgtctaagaagaagaagaagaatgaacaGGAGCAGGAGCAGGACGCTGATGAGAATGTAGAATGTGAAAACATGGAAAATAAAGTCGATGACGCTAAAAAACAGCTGTTTCAACGGATATGGAGCGAAGAAGATGAGATTGCAATATTGAATGGAATGATCGACCATGGTGAAAATGAAGGGATTAATCCAGCTACAGTGGATATGTCCTCTTTGTACGACTCAATCAGAGATTCAATTCAGGTACAAGCCAGTAGAAGCCAATTAACTGACAAAGTCAAGAAGctgaagaagaagtttttgACAAATCTGGAGAAAAGCTACAACGGTATTGATAGAACTTTTGCAAAAGATCATGACCAGAAGTGTTATGATTTATCCAAGAAGATATGGGGAACTACTGCAGGTAAAGTAACTCTTAACGCCAAGGTGTCTAGGAATAGGAAAGGGAAAAATGCTGTTGAAGCTAAAGCCAAAAAATCTaatttggaggagaagaagagTGTACCCACTGATATGGAGGTTGATCGTGCTGCTGTTGCTCCATCCAATGTTGAACCTTTCTGTATAGGTTCGTTCttggaaaagaaaattgagGAATACGCGTCTGAGCTGATTACAGGTGAGAGGAAGTTAGAATTGGACAGTGTGTTCAGGCAATTACAAGTGGAGGAGGCACAGGTTTACTTGCATCGCCTTGACTACATGCGTAGGAAGACAATTCTGTTGTTGGAAGCATTGGGTTCCAACACTAATTAA
- the LOC124927930 gene encoding probable transcription factor At1g11510: MASHTRRKAAEAEKEAMERSSSDEEDSDSESEGNMNNRPPPKKLVTSLPHKSTDDDEDASDSDNDLQSNPIPKSVPEVNLVSTKKPNGESSSHAGKNTRSSKKRPAESPALNKGNDSKKSKKKKKKNEQVQELDADENVECENMENKGDDAKKQLFQRIWSEEDEITILNGMIDHGENEGINPATVDMSSFYDSIRYSLQVEASRSQLTEKIKRLKKKYLTSLKRSFNGVDRTFAKDHDQKCYHLSKKIWGTTASKGSFTAKLSRKGKNVVEAKTGKANMEVDNAAVHVAAAVATPSNVNFCIGSSLEKKIEEYGSQLITGAKKLELDNMFRQLQVKEAEVYLKHLDYMREKTVLLLEALRSNIN; encoded by the coding sequence ATGGCTTCACATACTCGTCGTAAAGCTGCTGAGGCGGAGAAAGAAGCAATGGAACGTTCATCGTCCGACGAAGAAGATTCCGATTCGGAATCTGAAGGAAATATGAATAACCGGCCTCCACCAAAGAAGCTGGTAACCTCTCTTCCCCACAAGTCTACTGACGACGACGAAGATGCGTCTGATTCCGACAATGATTTACAATCTAACCCGATTCCCAAGTCAGTTCCTGAAGTAAATCTTGTTTCTACCAAAAAGCCGAACGGAGAATCCTCCTCGCATGCGGGAAAAAATACCAGATCTTCGAAAAAGAGGCCGGCAGAGTCCCCCGCTCTAAACAAGGGAAATGATTCAAAGAAgtctaagaagaagaagaagaagaatgagcAAGTACAGGAGCTGGACGCTGATGAGAATGTAGAATGTGAAAACATGGAAAATAAGGGCGATGATGCTAAAAAACAGCTGTTTCAACGGATATGGAGCGAAGAAGATGAAATTACAATATTGAATGGAATGATCGACCATGGTGAAAATGAAGGGATTAATCCTGCTACAGTGGATATGTCCTCTTTTTACGACTCCATCAGATATTCACTTCAGGTAGAAGCCAGTAGAAGCCAGttaactgaaaaaataaaaaggctGAAGAAGAAGTATTTGACCAGTCTCAAGAGAAGTTTCAATGGTGTTGATAGAACTTTCGCCAAAGATCACGATCAGAAGTGTTATCATTTATCGAAAAAGATATGGGGAACTACTGCATCCAAAGGAAGTTTTACCGCCAAACTGTCTCGGAAAGGAAAGAATGTTGTTGAAGCCAAAACTGGAAAAGCTAACATGGAGGTTGATAATGCTGCTGTTCATGTGGCTGCTGCTGTTGCTACTCCATCTAATGTTAATTTCTGTATAGGCTCGAGCTTGGAGAAGAAAATTGAAGAATATGGGTCTCAGTTGATTACAGGTGCCAAGAAGTTAGAATTGGACAATATGTTCAGACAGTTACAAGTGAAGGAGGCGGAGGTTTATTTGAAACACCTAGATTATATGCGTGAGAAGACAGTTCTTTTGTTGGAGGCATTAAGATCCAACATAAACTAA
- the LOC124925979 gene encoding 40S ribosomal protein S3-3-like, whose product MASQMSKKRKFVADGVFFAELNEVLTRELAEDGYSGVEVRVTPMRTEIIIRATRTQNVLGEKGRRIRELTSVVQKRFKFPEGSVELYAEKVNNRGLCAIAQAESLRYKLLGGLAVRRACYGVLRFVMESGAKGCEVIVSGKLRAQRAKSMKFMDGYMISSGQPVKEYIDSAVRHVLLRQGVLGIKVKIMLAWDPKGKEGPMTPLPDQVVIHQPKEEEIFVAPPTAAPVPVEVVA is encoded by the exons ATGGCTAGCCAGATGAGCAAAAAGAGAAAG TTTGTCGCCGACGGAGTTTTCTTTGCCGAACTAAACGAAGTTCTAACCAGAGAGCTTGCGGAAGATGGTTATTCCGGCGTCGAGGTTAGGGTTACTCCCATGCGCACTGAAATCATCATCAGGGCTACCCGTACCCAGAATGTTCTCG GTGAGAAGGGTAGAAGGATCAGGGAGCTAACTTCTGTTGTTCAAAAGAGATTCAAATTCCCAGAGGGAAGTGTTGAGCTTTATGCTGAGAAGGTTAATAACAGAGGTTTATGCGCAATTGCCCAAGCTGAGTCACTCCGTTACAAGTTGCTTGGAGGTCTTGCTGTTCGCAG GGCTTGCTATGGTGTGTTGAGATTTGTCATGGAGAGCGGTGCCAAAGGTTGCGAG GTCATTGTAAGTGGAAAGCTCAGGGCTCAACGTGCCAAATCAATGAAATTCATGGATGGTTACATGATCTCTTCTGGTCAACCTGTCAAAGAATACATTGATTCTGCTGTCAGACATGTTCTTCTAAGACAG GGTGTTCTTGGTATCAAGGTGAAAATCATGCTTGCATGGGACCCTAAGGGTAAGGAAGGACCAATGACCCCGTTACCCGATCAGGTTGTTATTCACCAGCCCAAGGAAGAGGAGATTTTTGTCGCCCCTCCAACTGCTGCACCAGTTCCAGTCGAGGTTGTTGCGTAA